In Chiroxiphia lanceolata isolate bChiLan1 chromosome 2, bChiLan1.pri, whole genome shotgun sequence, a single genomic region encodes these proteins:
- the TPT1 gene encoding translationally-controlled tumor protein has translation MIIYRDCISQDEMFSDIYKIREVADGLCLEVEGKMVTRTEGQIDDSLIGGNASAEGPEGDGTEATVITGVDIVINHHLQETSFTKESYKKYIKDYMKAIKARLEEHKPERVKPFMTGAAEQIKHILANFKNYQFFVGENMNPDGMVALLDFREDGVTPYMIFFKDGLEIEKC, from the exons atgaTCATCTACCGGGACTGCATCAGCC AGGACGAGATGTTCTCGGACATCTACAAGATCCGGGAGGTGGCGGACGGCCTGTGCCTGGAAGTGGAGGGGAAG ATGGTCACCAGGACAGAGGGTCAAATTGATGACTCTCTAATTGGTGGCAATGCCTCTGCTGAAGGTCCAGAGGGAGATGGAACAGAAGCCACGGTCATAACTGGTGTTGATATAGTAATTAACCACCACCTTCAGGAGACCAGCTTCACAAAAGAATCCTACAAGAAGTACATCAAGGATTACATGAAAGC aATCAAAGCCAGACTTGAGGAACACAAGCCAGAGAGAGTAAAGCCTTTCATGACAGGGGCTGCTGAACAAATCAAACACATCCTTGCCAACTTCAAAAACTACCAG TTCTTTGTAGGAGAGAACATGAATCCAGATGGTATGGTGGCTCTCCTGGACTTCCGTGAGGATGGTGTAACCCCATATATGATTTTCTTTAAGGACGGCTTAGAAATCGAGAAGTGT TAA